The following proteins are co-located in the Silene latifolia isolate original U9 population chromosome 1, ASM4854445v1, whole genome shotgun sequence genome:
- the LOC141608121 gene encoding uncharacterized protein LOC141608121: MQVSRATHVCQLLMQKMVKNPPFKASFLFNSSVLHEFEHTRNSIYLILHFLLSHKFVPQAQTFTLQLLSGRVKVCPPLDNLTPLVQIFTKNYPISHPVCVLLQEVIFNAYVQAKLPEEGLSWFVKMINHGCVPRSNLFNSLLILLLQSNDLAKAWWVFNEFKGRIRVDVYSFGIMVKGFCEGNELGKAFEILDGLADVGLSPNVVIYTTLIDGCCKNGDIDRAKQLFVKMEELGFVANQHTYTILMNGLFKKGLKKEGFQLYEKMKSCGITPNVYAYNTMIKEQCNARRLSRAFLLFGEMLEKGLECNIVTYNILISGLCKEKKPWDAEILVRQMRNRGLSPNLITHNTLIDGFCNIGKLQKSMFLFEQMKLDGHMPSLVTYNVLISGFSKAGKLKNAANLVREMEERGITPSNVTYTILVDAFVHSGDMEKAFETYYAMEKLGLAIDVYTIGALINGWCAKGNMLEASKLFKSMEKMGIHPNDVIYNTMINGYCKEGSTYRALRLLKDMRKYGMVPNIASYCSTIRALRNDGKLQEFEALVEEMVSLGLRSPSSIYNIISQSKEDEANLLQEPQVEVL, encoded by the coding sequence ATGCAAGTGTCAAGAGCAACTCACGTATGTCAACTGTTAATGCAAAAAATGGTGAAAAACCCACCATTTAAAGcatcttttctcttcaattcttcagTTTTACATGAATTTGAGCATACCCGAAACTCCATTTACTTGATTCTACATTTCTTACTGTCTCACAAATTTGTACCCCAAGCTCAAACCTTTACTCTTCAATTACTGTCTGGTAGGGTGAAAGTATGTCCACCTCTTGATAATTTGACACCCCTTGTTCAAATTTTTACTAAGAATTACCCGATTTCGCACCCCGTTTGTGTTCTTCTCCAAGAAGTGATCTTTAATGCATATGTTCAAGCTAAATTGCCTGAAGAGGGTTTGAGTTGGTTTGTTAAGATGATTAATCATGGTTGTGTGCCGAGGTCAAATTTGTTTAATTCATTGTTAATTCTTCTTTTACAAAGTAATGATCTTGCGAAAGCTTGGTGGGTGTTTAATGAATTCAAGGGGAGAATTAGAGTGGATGTCTATAGTTTTGGGATCATGGTTAAgggtttttgtgagggaaatGAGTTGGGAAAAGCTTTTGAGATTTTGGATGGGTTAGCTGATGTGGGTTTGTCTCCAAATGTTGTTATCTATACTACTTTGATAGATGGATGCTGTAAAAATGGCGATATTGATCGAGCGAAACAGTTGTTTGTTAAGATGGAGGAACTAGGGTTCGTTGCTAATCAGCATACATACACTATTTTAATGAATGGGTTATTCAAGAAGGGGCTTAAGAAAGAAGGTTTTCAGTTGTATGAGAAAATGAAGTCGTGTGGGATCACGCCTAATGTTTATGCATACAATACCATGATCAAGGAGCAATGTAATGCTAGGCGATTAAGTAGAGCATTCTTATTGTTTGGGGAAATGCTTGAAAAGGGTTTGGAGTGCAATATTGTGACGTATAATATTTTGATAAGTGGTCTGTGTAAGGAGAAGAAACCATGGGATGCAGAAATATTGGTGAGGCAAATGAGAAACCGTGGGCTTAGTCCTAATCTGATCACGCACAACACCTTAATTGATGGTTTTTGTAACATTGGCAAGTTGCAGAAATCTATGTTTTTGTTTGAACAAATGAAGTTGGATGGTCATATGCCATCTTTAGTTACTTATAATGTTCTTATTTCTGGTTTCTCTAAAGCTGGAAAGTTGAAAAATGCAGCCAATTTAGTGAGGGAGATGGAAGAGCGTGGTATCACTCCATCTAATGTAACATACACCATACTAGTCGACGCATTTGTTCATTCTGGTGACATGGAGAAGGCATTTGAGACTTATTATGCTATGGAAAAACTTGGGTTGGCTATAGATGTCTATACTATTGGTGCCTTGATAAATGGATGGTGTGCCAAGGGCAATATGTTAGAAGCGTCAAAGTTATTCAAGTCAATGGAGAAGATGGGTATACATCCCAACGATGTGATTTACAATACGATGATTAATGGTTACTGCAAGGAAGGGAGTACTTACAGGGCCTTGAGATTGCTGAAAGATATGAGGAAGTATGGAATGGTTCCAAATATTGCGAGCTATTGTTCCACTATACGAGCTCTGCGTAATGATGGGAAGTTACAAGAATTTGAAGCATTGGTTGAGGAAATGGTAAGCTTAGGATTGAGATCGCCGAGCTCCATTTACAACATAATTTCTCAATCCAAAGAAGATGAAGCCAATTTATTACAAGAACCCCAAGTGGAAGTGCTGTAA